The sequence below is a genomic window from Streptomyces sp. B21-105.
CGCACACGTGTTTCATGGCGGGTTTCGGGGGAATCAACGGGACCCCATGGCAGTCATGGGGTGCAACGGGGGAGGTTTCACATGTCTGTCGACCGCGTGGAAGAGGCCGGGAACAGCGACGCGGCGGAAGCCGTCGCCACGACCGCGGCCGCCGCGCTCACCTACTATCCGGTCGCGCCGGGCGTCCGGCTGAACGTGCGCAGCGGCCCGGGCACCGGCTACTCCGTCGTCCGCGTCCTGGCCGAGGGCGCGCGGGTCCCGGTCTACTGCCAGAGCCCGGGCACGTGGGTCTCCGGCCCCTACGGCACCACGAACATCTGGGACAACATCGCCGACGGCCAGTACGTCTCGGACGCGTACGTGCGCACGGGCAGCGACGGCTACATCGCACCGCGCTGCTCCTGACCTCGACGGCGGCGATCGGGGGGCGCAGGCCCGGCCGACCGGGCGCCCCCCAAACAGACCGAACCAGCGCAACCGCACCCCGGCCCGGCTGGCTCGGCCCGTCGGCTCGGTCAGCTCGACTTGGCTTCGCCCGTTCAGGTCAGCCCGTTTCGGTCAGCCCGGCCCGTTCGGCTGGGCTCGTTCGGCTGGCTCGTTCGGCTGGGCTAAGCCCAGGCCTGGCCACGCCCGGCTCGGAGTCGTCCGGACACGCGGTCCGCTCGGCCCGGTCCGGCTGGTTCGGCTCGGCTCGGCTCCGCCCGGTCCGGCTGGTTCGGCTCGGCTCGGCTCCGCCCGGTCCGGCCGCGCCCGGTCCGGCTTTGCCCAGGTCCCGCCCGGTCCGGCTTTGCCCAGGCTCCGCCCGGCCCGGCTCGGACTCGTCCCGACACATCCGGTCCGCGCGGCCCGGCTCCGCCCGTCGGTACTCGCGGGGGCGGCGTCCGTGAGCACCCACCCGGTGGGCGGTGGCGGCGACTTCGGGCGGGTGGCACCCGGCTGGGGCGGTCCGAGCAACATCGGTGCCGCTCCGCAGGGTCCGGTGCCGCTCCGCCGGGTCCGGCTCCGCCCGGCTTCGCCCGGTCCGGCTTTGTCCAGGTCCCGCCCGGCCCGGCTGGGCTCGCACCCAGCCCCGCCCTCGGCGACCCGCGGCGCCGCGGTCCGCGGCACCCACCCGGTGGGCCCGTCCGCACCCCGAGCCATAATCGTCCCGTGAGCGACGAAAACGGCACCCCGGGCACCCCGGCGGAGTCCCGGGGCGCCACCGAGGCCTCCTCGGGCGCCCCCACCGACCCGGCGGGAGACCCTGTCGGCACCGGAACCGGAATGGGCACCGGAACCGGCCCCCGCCCCGAACCCCTCCGCTTTTTCGGCACCACCTGGCTGGACCACGACACCGGCCCCCGCGGCTACGCCGTTCGCCGCGCCGCGGTCGCCCTGGGCTCACTGCTCGCCGTCGTCGTCTCGTGTCTCGTTCTGCGCTTCGCCTACCAGGGCATCGCGCTCTCCGACCTCGGCGGCTTCGTGACCGTCCTGGTCGTCGTGATGTTCGCGGTGTGCAGCTCGCTCGCCTTCCGGCACACCTGGGACGGCTTCGCCAAGCGCCCCGACCCCGACCGCCAGGCCTCCCTGCGCGGTCTGCTGGCGGTCGGCTTCGTCGGCTCGCTGCTCGCGTACTTCTTCCGCACCCTCACCGAGGCGCCCGGCGAGCGACTCCACCGCGAGGAGTACGACGCGGCCCGCCTGCGGTACGAACGCCGCACGACGCGCCGCACCGGCAACCCGTCGAAGAAGCGCCGCCGCGGCTGAGCCGCCCGAGCAAGGGCCCGGTTCACCCTCCCGAAAAGGGCCCCGTTCCCTCCCCACCCGACCCCAAGCCACCATGGCCCCATGACGGCTTCCATCCCAGCCCCCTCCCACGCGGCCCGAGCCCGCTCCTTCGACGCCGCGGCGGCCCAGTACGCGGCGAACCGTCCCTCCTACCCGAACGCCCTCTTCGACGCGATCGAGGATCTCGCCGGCCGCCCTCTCGCCGGCGCGCGAACAGTGGACGTCGGGGCCGGCACCGGCCTCTCGACCGCACGCCTGCACGCCCGCGGCGCGGACGTCCTCGCCGTCGAACCCGGGGACGGCATGGCCGCGCAGCTCCGCCTGGCCCTGCCCGACGTGCCGGTGGTCCGCGGTGACGGCAACCGCCTCCCGCTGGCCGACGCCTCCGTCGACTTCCTCACCTACGCCCAGTCCTGGCACTGGACCGACCCGGTGCGCTCGGTCCCGGAGGCGCTGAGGGTGCTGCGTCCCGGCGGCGCGCTGGCGCTGTGGTGGAACACCGAGGCCCTCGACGTGCCGTGGCTCGCCGCGGCGGCGGAACGCGTCGGACGCCACTTCGGGCAGAACACCGGCGCCGGCAA
It includes:
- a CDS encoding SH3 domain-containing protein, with protein sequence MSVDRVEEAGNSDAAEAVATTAAAALTYYPVAPGVRLNVRSGPGTGYSVVRVLAEGARVPVYCQSPGTWVSGPYGTTNIWDNIADGQYVSDAYVRTGSDGYIAPRCS
- a CDS encoding EamA/RhaT family transporter; translation: MSDENGTPGTPAESRGATEASSGAPTDPAGDPVGTGTGMGTGTGPRPEPLRFFGTTWLDHDTGPRGYAVRRAAVALGSLLAVVVSCLVLRFAYQGIALSDLGGFVTVLVVVMFAVCSSLAFRHTWDGFAKRPDPDRQASLRGLLAVGFVGSLLAYFFRTLTEAPGERLHREEYDAARLRYERRTTRRTGNPSKKRRRG
- a CDS encoding class I SAM-dependent methyltransferase; its protein translation is MTASIPAPSHAARARSFDAAAAQYAANRPSYPNALFDAIEDLAGRPLAGARTVDVGAGTGLSTARLHARGADVLAVEPGDGMAAQLRLALPDVPVVRGDGNRLPLADASVDFLTYAQSWHWTDPVRSVPEALRVLRPGGALALWWNTEALDVPWLAAAAERVGRHFGQNTGAGNKNVNTRVVDPEGRLGLVRRTVRWSRRVPVDTHLANIGSHSIFLVHDEEAAAAFLTEERDHLIRAFPDGIVEEVYDVILLLATKT